AAATGGGTATGAAAGATTCACTCGTGTTAATGGATCAAGCTGCACTTATCGTAAGTGCGAAAAATGCTACTGTCATAACAGCCATGGACCGCAAGGAAGCGCAAAACCAAATCTTTACAAACATCGATGGAACGATCATATTAAATTAATCGGCAGGACCTCGAATAGGATGCCGACGAGCTGCTGACTGATAGACGCAGACTCAATCCAATCTAGGAGGAAAACAAACAATGTTACGTTCAATGTACTCAGGAATCAGTGGATTAAAAAACTTCCAAACAAAATTAGATGTAATTGGGAACAATATCTCCAACGTAAATACGTACGGATTCAAAAAGGGTCGTACCGTTTTCAAAGACCTTATCTCGCAAACAGTATCAGGTGCATCTGCTGCAACAGCAACACGCGGTGGGGTTAACCCGAAACAAGTTGGACTAGGTTCACAAATCGCAGCAATCGATACCATCCACACTGGTGGGTCAATGCAATCAACAGGTCGCGTACTTGACCTTGCCATCTCAGGAGACGGCTTCTTCCAAGTGGCGGATGGAAATGCAACAAGTTATGGAGCTAAACTTTTCACTCGTGCAGGTAATTTTTACATGGACAACAAAGGTTATTTAGTTAATGGAGATGGTAAATATCTAGTTGGTGTTGCTGATCAAGCTGGTGCAGCTGCTGCAGGAACTACTTTTACTAACGCTGCTGCCGCAAATGCTATAACTTCAGCTGTAGATGGTACAAATCCAGCTGCTGCAGGTAATTATCAAGTAAAACCTATTCGTATTCCGACAGACGCTCAAAGCATGTCAGTTGGTCAAGATGGTGTTGTAACATTTGTTGATTCTGCCGGTACTCTTCGTTATGCAGGTCAAGTAGTTTTAACAAAATTTTCAAATTCAGGTGGACTTGAAAAAGTTGGAGCAAATTACTTTCAAGAATCCGCTAACTCTGGTGTCCCATTCTTTGCAGCTGCAACTCAGCAAGGTATGGGTTCGATCAACTCTGGTTTCCTAGAAATGTCGAACGTTGACCTTTCAGAAGAATTCACTGAAATGATCGTTGCACAACGTGGTTTCCAAGCAAATACACGTATCATCACAACTTCAGATGAAATCTTGCAAGAACTAGTTAACTTAAAACGTTAATACTAAAATCTCATTTTAGAAATTAACAATTATAGAATAAGGGTGTCAAAAGACGGCGACTCCTGCGGAATAAAGAGCGGACGAGACCCCGCAGAGCAGTGATCTTCTGCTCGAGGAGGCTCGAACGTTCTTCCGCGGAAAGCGTCCGTCTAAAGAAATCCGAAGGATTCAAAATACAACATACAAAGGGGGGCTGGGCCGGCTCCCTCCGAGCTCGGCCCTTTTCTATGATTGAATTAACACGATTAAACGGACATCCATTTTCTTTAAATGCTTTATACATAGAAACAGTAGAGTCATTTCCAGATACGACGATCACATTAACAAACGGTCGGAAATATGTAACGAAAGATTCTGCGGAAGAAGTACAAGCGAAAATTCTCGCGTTTTACCAGTCTGTACAATTACTATCGAACCCCCATTTAAGAGGTGATTTGGATGAAGAATAAATTATTAACGATTATGCTCATTATTTTAGTTTCCATTACACTCATTGGAGTAGTTGCACTTATTTTAGTTATGCAGCTAAACAAAGGGGAAGAAGATACCGCTCCTACAATTGATGAAATTGTGGAAGCATCTATCGACGTACCCGAAATTACAACAAATTTAGCTGGTAATGACTTCATTCGCCTTTCATTAAAAATACAGACTGATAGTAAAGAAGCTGCGGAAGAATTAGCAAAACGTGATTTCCAAGTGAAAAATATCGTGATTCAACAGCTCTCCGAAATGACAGCAGAAGACTTAAATGGCAAAGATGGAAAAGCAACATTTGAAAATGCGTTAAAATTGCAAGTGAATGAGTTAATGCAAGATGGTGAGGTACAGCAAGTGTATATTACCTCCTACATTATTCAGTAATTGCACCAAATGGATAGGAGGTGGGGAAAATGGCTGGAGATGTTTTATCGCAAAATGAAATCGATGCGTTATTATCGGCTCTCTCAACTGGTGAAATGACCGCTGATGAAATAAAAAAAGAAGAAGAAACGAAAAAAGTTAAAAACTACGACTTTAAACGTGCGCTTCGGTTTTCTAAAGATCAAATCCGAAGTTTGACCCGTATACACGAAAACTTTGCACGATTGCTAACAACTTTTTTCTCCGCACAACTAAGAACGTACGTGCAAATTTCGGTAGCTTCTGTCGATCAAATTCCTTTCGAAGAATTTATTC
The Paenisporosarcina cavernae genome window above contains:
- the flgG gene encoding flagellar basal body rod protein FlgG, coding for MLRSMYSGISGLKNFQTKLDVIGNNISNVNTYGFKKGRTVFKDLISQTVSGASAATATRGGVNPKQVGLGSQIAAIDTIHTGGSMQSTGRVLDLAISGDGFFQVADGNATSYGAKLFTRAGNFYMDNKGYLVNGDGKYLVGVADQAGAAAAGTTFTNAAAANAITSAVDGTNPAAAGNYQVKPIRIPTDAQSMSVGQDGVVTFVDSAGTLRYAGQVVLTKFSNSGGLEKVGANYFQESANSGVPFFAAATQQGMGSINSGFLEMSNVDLSEEFTEMIVAQRGFQANTRIITTSDEILQELVNLKR
- a CDS encoding flagellar FlbD family protein; translated protein: MIELTRLNGHPFSLNALYIETVESFPDTTITLTNGRKYVTKDSAEEVQAKILAFYQSVQLLSNPHLRGDLDEE
- the fliL gene encoding flagellar basal body-associated protein FliL, with the translated sequence MKNKLLTIMLIILVSITLIGVVALILVMQLNKGEEDTAPTIDEIVEASIDVPEITTNLAGNDFIRLSLKIQTDSKEAAEELAKRDFQVKNIVIQQLSEMTAEDLNGKDGKATFENALKLQVNELMQDGEVQQVYITSYIIQ